Proteins encoded in a region of the Mucispirillum schaedleri ASF457 genome:
- a CDS encoding tyrosine-type recombinase/integrase, with product MDSLEVLQQINILSSAILSNFNHITLKEYINSHYIPFQKNAKKEKNFNKLLGKLNIILHYEFVNKNITDVTENDIVNFFNLLKNDRNIKQATQNRYRSLLNHIFNTAIKDKVVNYNPAKHTKKFKEVNRDRALNNSEIKALLEACKQSKNEELYYIVLVALYTGMRYSNIIHMKRSNIKNNVYQLDGSETKSGKSQLIYLHQDLMNELNKYMHKNNDTYIFRYNYIKRAFRTALKKAGIENFRFHDLRRTFANTLLYNNVNIVTISNMLGHSSIMMTQKYLANDSKKELDAINKLCFI from the coding sequence ATGGATAGTTTAGAAGTATTGCAACAAATAAATATTTTATCATCTGCTATTTTGTCAAATTTTAATCATATCACATTAAAAGAGTATATAAATAGTCATTATATACCTTTTCAGAAAAACGCTAAAAAGGAAAAAAATTTTAACAAACTATTAGGTAAATTAAATATAATTCTACATTATGAGTTTGTAAACAAAAATATAACTGATGTTACAGAAAATGATATTGTAAATTTTTTTAATCTATTAAAAAATGATAGGAATATTAAGCAGGCAACACAAAATCGTTACAGGTCATTATTAAATCATATCTTTAATACAGCAATTAAAGATAAAGTAGTTAATTATAACCCAGCAAAGCACACTAAAAAATTTAAAGAAGTAAATAGGGACAGAGCTTTAAATAATAGTGAAATAAAAGCACTGCTTGAAGCCTGTAAACAAAGCAAGAATGAAGAATTATACTATATTGTGCTTGTAGCTCTATATACTGGTATGAGATACAGCAATATTATTCATATGAAAAGGTCTAATATAAAAAATAATGTCTACCAGCTTGACGGAAGCGAAACAAAATCAGGCAAAAGCCAGCTTATATATTTACATCAAGACTTGATGAATGAATTAAATAAATATATGCACAAAAACAATGATACTTATATATTTAGGTATAATTATATAAAAAGAGCATTTAGAACAGCTTTAAAAAAAGCAGGTATAGAAAATTTTAGATTTCACGATTTAAGGCGAACATTTGCAAATACATTACTGTATAATAATGTGAATATTGTAACCATTTCTAATATGTTAGGTCATAGCTCAATTATGATGACACAAAAATATTTAGCGAATGACAGCAAAAAAGAGCTTGACGCAATCAATAAATTATGTTTTATTTGA
- the tssJ gene encoding type VI secretion system lipoprotein TssJ: MKKISLLIFIFIIMYGCSSTAVITMINDKNSNPNYHGDNVPVTLKLYKLNGVERFKEASVLDLNTREDAVLGKDMIDVSRMQIAPNDAKVMATIKKKDVGYIGVLVMYANMQNKKIKSAIRSKDISGDNVTFTISSEGVFITGKKKGNIKKELINGK, translated from the coding sequence ATGAAAAAAATTTCATTATTAATTTTTATATTCATAATAATGTATGGTTGTTCCTCTACAGCCGTGATTACTATGATTAATGATAAAAACTCAAATCCTAATTATCATGGTGATAATGTTCCTGTAACATTAAAACTTTATAAATTGAATGGGGTAGAAAGGTTTAAGGAAGCCTCAGTATTAGATTTAAATACAAGAGAAGATGCTGTTTTAGGTAAAGATATGATAGATGTGAGCCGTATGCAGATAGCTCCAAATGATGCAAAAGTAATGGCAACTATTAAGAAAAAAGATGTGGGTTATATTGGTGTGCTTGTAATGTATGCTAATATGCAGAACAAAAAGATTAAATCAGCGATTAGAAGTAAAGATATATCAGGAGATAATGTTACATTTACCATATCTAGCGAAGGTGTTTTCATAACAGGTAAAAAGAAAGGTAATATAAAAAAGGAGCTTATCAATGGCAAATAG
- a CDS encoding plasmid mobilization protein — protein MNKKDKWFKLRLTPEEKELLKSKVEKVGYITQSDYIRRLITDVEIPCYLDKVKLNDIRRLAGLLGKNTGLLKMYIMELEEPNKKMIDKIINNNEKIKKEIRQILEQIKAKFNI, from the coding sequence ATGAATAAAAAAGATAAGTGGTTTAAACTACGATTAACACCAGAAGAAAAAGAACTTTTAAAAAGCAAGGTTGAAAAAGTTGGGTATATTACACAGTCGGATTATATTCGCCGTTTAATTACAGATGTAGAAATACCCTGTTATTTAGACAAAGTTAAGTTAAATGATATTAGACGGCTTGCTGGTCTGCTGGGTAAAAATACAGGGCTTTTAAAAATGTATATTATGGAACTTGAAGAACCTAATAAAAAAATGATTGATAAAATTATCAATAATAATGAGAAAATCAAAAAGGAAATAAGGCAAATATTGGAACAGATAAAAGCAAAATTTAATATATAA
- the icmH gene encoding type IVB secretion system protein IcmH/DotU: protein MSNNNIIDDTEIQTAYNQNKDELLHSISFNGLETNPVMSSSLHLILLAKKISEDKECSEKAIEDFKREFINDILSISAKLSTLSKYDEQDITRFRYCLCVFIDEMVMKNQSFMENTYSSNSLSIRFFKEPSGGNKFFGIMDKWLENPAKNKDMLEFIYVCLILGYQGKFSVDNDGAKKLHLLMENIASAVAPTLNTDEMKAFELAYADNVKENFWSKYGHTLKKLTFIIIPVVIILTFYFGNYFLIYKSNLETSTYLSNKIKISEDKE, encoded by the coding sequence ATGAGCAATAATAATATTATTGATGATACAGAAATTCAAACAGCTTATAATCAAAACAAAGATGAATTATTACATTCCATATCTTTTAATGGACTGGAAACAAACCCTGTAATGAGTTCATCATTACATTTAATATTACTTGCTAAAAAAATATCAGAAGACAAAGAGTGTTCAGAAAAAGCAATAGAAGATTTTAAAAGAGAGTTTATTAATGATATATTATCTATTTCTGCAAAACTATCTACTCTTTCAAAATATGATGAACAGGATATAACTAGATTTCGTTACTGTTTATGTGTTTTTATTGATGAAATGGTAATGAAAAATCAATCATTTATGGAAAACACATATTCATCAAATAGTCTATCTATAAGATTTTTTAAAGAGCCGTCAGGTGGTAATAAATTTTTTGGAATAATGGATAAATGGCTTGAAAATCCAGCCAAAAATAAAGATATGCTTGAATTTATATATGTATGCTTAATTTTAGGATATCAAGGCAAGTTTTCTGTTGATAATGATGGTGCTAAAAAATTACACTTATTAATGGAAAATATAGCTTCTGCTGTTGCACCTACTCTAAATACTGATGAAATGAAAGCATTTGAACTTGCTTATGCTGATAATGTAAAAGAAAACTTTTGGAGTAAATATGGGCATACTTTAAAAAAATTAACTTTTATTATTATACCTGTTGTCATAATACTCACTTTTTATTTTGGCAACTATTTTTTGATTTATAAAAGCAATTTAGAAACTTCTACATACTTATCTAATAAAATAAAGATTAGTGAAGATAAAGAGTAG
- the tssK gene encoding type VI secretion system baseplate subunit TssK — MANSLKVAWINGMNIDRVHFEQQERYIERSINQKTIDIFENLYGIFDIEFQSEMLSQGKIGVNRVSGVSPDGTIFKAPDEDFLPEPLEIKSGIQAGAVIVLKIPMSVDTVADLSVQNSLPDTKYIATHSMVSSKTFDDTTRSKLGDMEDNKLTSSYSQEKISVIMASLRLSLGVQGSKSSNEIEIPVCRIKSIDLNKNITLDDKFIPTSINIANIPLVITFLEEMLHATAGHRDNLAETFAGISKASTTIDFETYIALNILKKWNILFSHLKNKSKLHPEYFYEKLLEFQADLLSLDINSGVYEYIRYDHLNIAASIVSTINKVKLLFSHIVAPKYIPAVISGDNGIFVCSFDNVSILKESTIYMAVKGECSLETVQTTFKMQSKVGTSAKIRNLISAQLNGLNIEQLTIVPSILPHLNDYVYFKIDKTDSMWQDFKNENSIAVYITQRIPNPDIKMWAVGV; from the coding sequence ATGGCAAATAGTTTAAAAGTGGCATGGATAAATGGCATGAATATAGACAGAGTCCATTTTGAACAGCAGGAAAGATATATAGAAAGAAGCATAAACCAAAAAACAATAGATATTTTTGAAAATTTATATGGTATATTTGATATAGAATTTCAGTCAGAAATGTTATCTCAAGGTAAAATAGGAGTCAACAGAGTATCAGGGGTCAGCCCTGATGGAACTATTTTTAAAGCACCTGATGAAGATTTTCTACCAGAACCATTGGAAATTAAATCAGGAATACAGGCAGGAGCTGTAATTGTATTAAAAATACCTATGAGTGTGGATACTGTTGCAGATTTATCAGTTCAAAATTCACTTCCTGATACAAAATATATAGCTACTCATAGTATGGTATCATCTAAAACTTTTGATGATACTACAAGAAGCAAGCTGGGAGATATGGAGGATAATAAATTAACTTCTTCATACTCGCAGGAAAAGATTAGTGTAATAATGGCTTCTCTCAGGTTATCATTAGGAGTGCAGGGTTCTAAATCATCTAATGAAATAGAAATACCTGTATGCAGAATTAAATCAATAGATTTAAATAAAAATATTACATTAGATGATAAGTTTATTCCAACAAGCATTAACATTGCAAATATACCTTTGGTCATTACTTTTTTAGAAGAAATGCTCCATGCAACAGCAGGTCATAGGGATAACCTTGCTGAAACATTTGCAGGTATTAGCAAGGCTTCTACAACTATTGATTTTGAAACATATATTGCTTTAAATATTTTAAAAAAATGGAATATACTTTTTTCTCATTTGAAAAATAAAAGTAAACTTCACCCAGAATATTTTTATGAAAAACTGCTTGAATTTCAAGCTGACCTTTTAAGCCTTGATATAAACAGTGGTGTATATGAATATATCAGATATGACCACTTAAATATTGCAGCATCTATCGTTTCTACTATAAATAAAGTTAAATTATTGTTCTCACATATTGTGGCACCAAAATATATTCCAGCTGTTATATCTGGCGATAATGGTATATTCGTCTGCTCTTTTGATAATGTATCAATATTAAAGGAATCTACCATATATATGGCTGTTAAAGGAGAATGTTCTCTTGAAACTGTGCAAACAACATTTAAAATGCAAAGTAAAGTCGGAACAAGTGCTAAAATTAGAAACCTTATTTCAGCCCAATTAAATGGATTAAATATTGAACAGCTTACAATAGTGCCTTCTATACTGCCTCATTTAAATGACTATGTATATTTTAAAATAGATAAAACAGACAGTATGTGGCAGGATTTTAAAAATGAAAACAGTATAGCAGTATATATAACTCAGAGAATACCAAATCCTGATATTAAAATGTGGGCTGTAGGAGTATAA